Genomic DNA from Corynebacterium diphtheriae:
AGCTTTATTTATCCGCTGGTGGCTCGGTTTCTTCCGAACCGGCGGGGAGCTCGCCACGCATCTGGGCGCGGATGGCATCAAGCTTTGCACTTGCACGCATGTCACGCTCACTGGTGGTGGCTTCGATCTCATGGATGCGCTCATTCATCGAGGACTGCATGAGCTCTTGGGAGCCTAAAGCATCGGCGTAACGACGCTCAATCTTTTCCCGAATGCTGTCCATCGTGGGCACATCGCGGTCAGGATCAATGCTGTTGATCTGATCGCTTGCAGCTACGGCAGCTTCCTGCATTTTTGTCTGCTGCGCCTGGGTGGTCAGCTCATTGATCTGGGACAGCTGCTCGTGTAGGCGAGCTTCTGACTGTTTAACCTGCTGGGTTGCTTGCTCTGCGGCCTGTTCAGCTTGCTGATGCAGCGTGGTGGTCTGCTCGATCTCTGATTCCACACCCACCAGCTGCGAGGCATACACCTCGGCTGCGTTGAGGTATTTGTGCTGCTCTGCGGGGTCTGTTGCGCTGTCGCTCAGCGAGAGGGCTTGGCGGGCTTTTTCTTGGATGGACT
This window encodes:
- a CDS encoding PspA/IM30 family protein, yielding MPNPFSKGWKYLTASLDNKIEENADPVIQIKQAAEAAKKQHADIEQQAASVIGNRNQLQMKLNRLLKDQQSIQEKARQALSLSDSATDPAEQHKYLNAAEVYASQLVGVESEIEQTTTLHQQAEQAAEQATQQVKQSEARLHEQLSQINELTTQAQQTKMQEAAVAASDQINSIDPDRDVPTMDSIREKIERRYADALGSQELMQSSMNERIHEIEATTSERDMRASAKLDAIRAQMRGELPAGSEETEPPADK